The following proteins come from a genomic window of Rhodothermales bacterium:
- a CDS encoding T9SS type A sorting domain-containing protein: MSAMNAEAKLKNWGLTIVLGAIVTLVPVARAQVSINELMPVNSSTLSDSDGDLSDWFELFNGTPEAVNLQGFRLSDDAAGLDKWIVPDLPLLPGEFQLIYASGKDTAGYGGAWEAVVTKGDVWRYQPGVVEPPPEWTDPGFEDAGWLEGPSGIGYGDGDDATVIPSTLSLYARIRFDVINPSAVELALFHMDYDDGFVAYLNGIEIARSNLGQAGIRPSNTQPATTFIEPRSVNGLPPERYRVSGIATAIRAGENILSVQVHNSSSGSSDLTCIPYLTLGLASTTGTPRPPAAEIEGDFERELHTNFRLSSRGEALYLTNPDGQLVDSVRFGPARPDVSLGRQPDGTGPWYFFNAPTPGQPNSTTAYQSIAEPPIFSHLGGRHAGPLILTLTAAPGLEIFYTTNGATPGLQSVPYGAPISINQTEVVRARTVGAGFLPSEVVTHTYILSENAALPVVSISTDPRLLWDGTTGIYAFPPDDQASCPNFPHFCANFWEDREIEAHIEIFEPGGATGLSAGTGVTIVGGWSRAFPQKSLGLFARARYGNRDFAYALFPDRPYSSYQSFLLRNSGNDWDATLLRDGFMQALVAGADIDRMAYRPSVVYLNGEYWGIHNIREKINEHYAAALGNIDADQVDLLELNEDYPSSSPGVVGGDTEHFEQMLAFVGSADMRSAASFETVRTLIDIDNFIDYHITQIFVGNTDWPGNNVKLWRPRTPDGRWRWILFDLDFGFGRWNPANYQHNTLAFATEANGPTWPNPPWSTFLFRRLLENSAFRIEFVTRYADFLNDYFLEGSMLTVLDSLQGVIDAEIPDHVARWGRTYAGWRADVDNMRFYGRNRSAAAEGHLRSFFGLASRVSFTVDATGGGSVVVNRLPVDEFPWTGLYYPTIPVAVTAIPLPGYRFAGWSGTVESQDRTISANPLRPVSLLASFEAAVPQEYQIQINEIQYNAPADMDSDDWIELASEETQSVDLTGWTFSDGAGNTFSVPAGSLIEPGGFLVIVRNPATFSAVYTDVSPMIGGWTFGLSNGGESVSLHDDAGFPVDSLTFSDLPPWPAEPDGAGSTLELVNPRADNRLASNWRASTVRGGTPGRANSVLVGTEARSLVPEEYRLGVPFPNPFRTSTTISYGVPAAGRIMIRVFDTLGRQVATVTDATKSAGYHSVAWDARGVPAGLYVVQMTGANGEIRSIPVVRVR, encoded by the coding sequence ATGAGCGCTATGAACGCGGAAGCGAAGTTGAAGAACTGGGGGCTGACGATCGTGCTCGGAGCCATCGTCACCCTGGTACCGGTCGCCAGAGCCCAGGTGAGCATTAACGAGCTCATGCCTGTGAACTCGTCGACGCTGTCGGACTCGGACGGCGATCTGTCAGACTGGTTTGAGCTTTTCAACGGCACACCTGAGGCCGTCAACCTTCAGGGGTTCCGGCTCTCGGACGACGCCGCCGGCCTGGATAAGTGGATCGTGCCGGACCTGCCGCTGCTGCCGGGTGAGTTTCAATTGATCTATGCGTCCGGCAAGGACACCGCCGGCTACGGCGGAGCCTGGGAAGCAGTTGTCACGAAGGGCGATGTCTGGCGATATCAACCGGGTGTAGTCGAACCGCCGCCCGAGTGGACCGATCCGGGTTTCGAAGATGCGGGCTGGCTTGAGGGACCTTCAGGAATCGGTTATGGTGACGGCGACGATGCAACCGTAATCCCGTCGACGCTTTCGCTCTACGCCAGAATTCGGTTTGACGTGATCAATCCGTCCGCCGTGGAACTCGCCCTGTTCCACATGGATTACGACGACGGCTTTGTCGCGTACCTGAACGGAATTGAGATCGCGCGATCGAACCTGGGCCAGGCGGGCATCCGGCCATCGAATACGCAGCCCGCCACGACCTTCATCGAACCGCGAAGTGTCAACGGTCTGCCACCGGAGCGGTATCGAGTCAGCGGAATCGCCACTGCAATCAGGGCCGGCGAAAACATCCTCTCGGTACAGGTTCACAATTCGTCATCGGGCTCATCCGACCTTACGTGCATCCCGTATCTGACGCTGGGCCTCGCCTCCACGACCGGCACGCCTCGTCCACCCGCCGCCGAAATCGAAGGCGACTTCGAACGGGAATTGCACACCAACTTCAGACTCAGCTCGCGCGGTGAGGCCCTGTACCTCACGAACCCCGACGGCCAGCTCGTTGACTCTGTCCGCTTCGGTCCCGCCCGCCCCGACGTTTCCCTCGGTCGTCAACCGGACGGCACCGGTCCATGGTATTTCTTCAACGCGCCGACGCCCGGCCAGCCGAATTCGACGACCGCGTATCAGTCGATCGCGGAACCTCCGATATTCAGTCACCTCGGCGGACGCCACGCAGGCCCGCTGATCCTGACACTCACAGCTGCACCGGGGCTCGAGATCTTCTACACGACCAACGGGGCGACACCCGGACTGCAGAGCGTTCCATACGGCGCACCAATATCGATCAACCAGACGGAAGTCGTTCGAGCACGAACCGTCGGTGCCGGTTTTCTGCCCTCGGAGGTCGTTACACACACGTACATCCTGTCCGAAAACGCAGCGTTGCCCGTGGTCTCGATCTCAACCGACCCACGGCTGCTGTGGGACGGAACCACCGGCATCTATGCTTTCCCTCCCGACGATCAGGCATCGTGCCCGAACTTTCCCCACTTCTGCGCCAACTTCTGGGAAGACCGTGAAATAGAAGCCCATATCGAGATCTTCGAACCTGGTGGCGCCACCGGACTCAGCGCCGGCACGGGCGTCACCATTGTTGGCGGCTGGTCGCGAGCGTTTCCACAGAAGTCGCTCGGACTCTTCGCGAGGGCCCGGTACGGGAACCGCGACTTCGCATACGCCCTGTTTCCAGATCGCCCGTATTCGTCTTATCAGTCATTCCTGCTGCGCAATTCCGGGAATGACTGGGACGCGACACTGCTTCGCGACGGCTTCATGCAGGCGCTGGTGGCGGGAGCTGACATCGATCGAATGGCGTACCGGCCTTCGGTCGTGTACCTGAATGGGGAGTACTGGGGAATCCACAACATCCGGGAGAAGATCAACGAGCACTATGCCGCGGCACTCGGTAACATCGACGCCGACCAGGTAGACTTGCTGGAGCTCAACGAAGACTATCCGTCGAGTAGTCCGGGCGTTGTCGGCGGCGACACGGAGCACTTCGAGCAAATGCTCGCGTTCGTTGGCTCCGCGGACATGCGCAGCGCCGCATCGTTCGAGACCGTTCGAACGTTAATCGACATAGATAACTTCATCGACTACCACATCACACAGATATTCGTTGGGAATACCGATTGGCCCGGCAACAATGTGAAGCTGTGGAGACCCCGAACGCCCGACGGACGATGGCGGTGGATCCTGTTCGATCTTGACTTCGGATTCGGCCGCTGGAACCCCGCCAACTATCAGCACAACACCCTGGCTTTCGCGACCGAAGCGAACGGACCAACCTGGCCCAATCCTCCGTGGTCAACGTTCTTGTTCAGAAGGCTCCTGGAGAATTCGGCATTCCGCATCGAGTTCGTCACGCGGTACGCCGATTTTCTGAACGACTACTTCCTCGAGGGTTCCATGCTAACGGTGCTGGACTCGCTTCAGGGCGTAATCGATGCCGAGATACCCGACCATGTTGCGCGATGGGGCAGAACGTATGCGGGCTGGCGCGCTGACGTCGACAACATGCGCTTCTACGGCAGAAATCGCTCGGCCGCGGCAGAGGGACACCTGCGATCGTTCTTCGGCCTTGCGAGCCGCGTTTCGTTCACCGTGGACGCGACGGGCGGAGGCTCCGTAGTCGTGAACCGATTGCCCGTCGACGAATTTCCCTGGACGGGCCTGTACTATCCGACGATACCCGTTGCAGTTACCGCCATACCGCTCCCGGGATATCGTTTTGCGGGCTGGTCGGGTACTGTCGAGAGCCAGGACCGGACGATTTCCGCGAATCCACTACGACCCGTTTCTCTTCTCGCCAGCTTCGAGGCCGCCGTACCGCAGGAGTATCAGATCCAGATCAATGAAATCCAGTACAATGCTCCGGCCGACATGGATTCGGACGACTGGATCGAACTCGCCAGCGAGGAAACCCAATCGGTCGATCTCACCGGGTGGACGTTCTCAGACGGTGCGGGCAACACGTTCAGTGTGCCGGCCGGCAGCCTTATTGAACCCGGCGGGTTCCTGGTCATCGTTCGCAACCCGGCGACTTTCTCCGCCGTGTATACGGACGTCAGCCCGATGATCGGCGGATGGACATTCGGTTTGAGCAACGGCGGCGAGTCGGTCTCCCTCCACGACGACGCAGGATTTCCCGTTGATTCGCTCACCTTCTCCGACCTGCCACCGTGGCCCGCTGAACCCGATGGGGCGGGCTCGACACTGGAACTTGTGAATCCTCGCGCAGACAACCGCCTGGCGTCGAATTGGCGGGCGTCGACCGTTCGCGGAGGCACACCCGGCAGGGCAAACAGCGTGCTAGTCGGCACCGAGGCCCGGAGTCTCGTCCCCGAAGAATACAGGCTCGGCGTACCGTTCCCCAATCCCTTCCGAACCTCGACAACCATCAGCTATGGCGTACCGGCTGCGGGCCGAATAATGATTCGGGTATTCGACACGCTCGGTCGTCAAGTGGCGACCGTCACGGATGCGACAAAGTCGGCCGGCTATCACTCAGTGGCCTGGGACGCTCGCGGAGTTCCTGCCGGCCTCTATGTGGTGCAGATGACCGGTGCCAACGGAGAAATCAGGTCGATTCCCGTGGTGCGAGTCCGCTAG
- a CDS encoding NAD-dependent malic enzyme: protein MVILTQRQVSVETLEKEQAEVIASVPPDFPRGVKLLHDPVRNKGTAFTEAERIALNLRGLLPPRVHTQEQQVRRVMEQLAAKSSDLSRYIYLVSLQDRNETLFYRVITNHLRELMPIVYTPTVGLACEKFGHIFRRPRGIYISGNDRGHMDAILNNWPHEDVRIIVVTDGERILGLGDLGAAGMGIPIGKLILYTACAGIHPTKALPVTLDVGTNNESLQRDPLYIGLRQKRLTGAAFDEIVEEFITTVHRRFPHAVVQLEDFANHNAFRLLDRYRNDYCLFDDDIQGTGSVTLAGLLAATRLIEKPLTDHRFLFLGAGEAGIGIADLICAALKEKGLSDEEARARCWFFDSKGLVVKSRTNLADHKVPYAHAHELIDNFETAVRTLKPSALIGVSGTPRTFGENILRLMTEINQRPIVFALSNPTSKSECTARQAYEWTQGRAVFASGSPFDSVDIHGQVFVPGQANNAYIFPGVGLGAIASETRIITDEMFFVAAKALANEVSPRDLAMGRVYPSLTRIRDVSAKIATAVASLAYDAGLAGKARPTDVETDIRGHMFEPKYQRYA from the coding sequence ATGGTTATCCTCACCCAACGGCAGGTATCCGTGGAAACTCTCGAAAAGGAACAGGCCGAGGTCATCGCCTCCGTACCCCCCGACTTCCCGCGCGGCGTCAAACTTCTTCACGACCCGGTTCGCAACAAGGGGACGGCGTTCACAGAGGCAGAACGGATCGCGTTGAACCTGCGAGGGTTGCTACCGCCCCGCGTACACACCCAGGAGCAGCAGGTCCGGCGCGTCATGGAACAACTCGCGGCAAAATCTTCGGACCTGAGTCGCTACATCTACCTCGTATCGCTGCAGGACCGCAACGAAACGCTCTTCTATCGCGTGATCACCAATCATCTCCGTGAGTTGATGCCCATCGTGTATACGCCGACCGTGGGTCTCGCGTGCGAGAAGTTTGGACACATCTTCAGGAGACCTCGTGGCATCTACATCTCAGGGAACGACAGGGGCCACATGGATGCGATCCTTAACAACTGGCCGCACGAGGATGTCAGGATTATCGTGGTTACCGATGGCGAACGCATTCTGGGGCTGGGCGATCTTGGCGCCGCCGGAATGGGAATACCCATCGGGAAGCTGATTCTGTACACCGCATGTGCCGGGATCCATCCGACGAAGGCACTTCCTGTAACGCTGGATGTGGGCACAAACAACGAGAGCCTCCAGCGAGACCCTCTCTACATCGGCCTGCGGCAGAAACGTTTGACCGGCGCCGCATTCGACGAGATCGTAGAGGAGTTTATCACCACCGTTCATCGGCGTTTTCCTCATGCCGTCGTGCAGCTGGAAGACTTCGCTAACCACAATGCGTTTCGGCTTCTTGACAGGTATCGAAACGACTATTGCCTCTTCGATGATGACATCCAGGGAACCGGTTCGGTGACGCTGGCAGGTCTGTTGGCCGCGACACGTTTGATCGAGAAGCCGTTGACCGATCATCGCTTTCTCTTCCTCGGCGCAGGCGAAGCAGGTATCGGAATTGCGGACTTGATCTGTGCAGCGCTGAAGGAGAAAGGTCTTTCAGATGAAGAGGCTCGAGCGCGGTGCTGGTTCTTCGATTCAAAAGGCCTCGTCGTGAAGAGCCGGACGAATCTCGCAGACCACAAGGTGCCCTACGCCCACGCCCACGAACTCATCGACAATTTCGAAACGGCGGTGCGCACCCTCAAACCGTCCGCGCTGATCGGTGTCTCCGGAACGCCGCGCACGTTCGGGGAGAATATCCTGCGTTTGATGACCGAGATTAACCAACGGCCCATCGTATTCGCCCTGTCGAACCCGACGTCAAAGTCGGAGTGCACGGCACGGCAAGCCTACGAATGGACCCAGGGGCGAGCGGTTTTCGCCAGCGGAAGTCCGTTTGATTCGGTGGATATCCATGGCCAGGTATTCGTGCCGGGCCAGGCCAACAATGCGTACATCTTCCCCGGTGTCGGACTCGGAGCCATAGCTTCCGAGACACGCATCATCACGGACGAGATGTTCTTCGTTGCGGCGAAAGCGCTGGCGAATGAGGTGTCACCAAGGGATCTTGCCATGGGCCGCGTCTACCCGTCTTTAACCAGGATTCGGGACGTCTCGGCGAAGATTGCGACGGCCGTGGCCTCACTGGCATACGACGCAGGACTGGCCGGAAAGGCCCGACCAACAGATGTCGAGACGGACATTCGGGGTCACATGTTCGAGCCGAAGTACCAACGATATGCGTAG
- a CDS encoding TIM barrel protein has protein sequence MPFVDLRSQSAVRTQDELVRHLNSFELDLRFSAGIWFFSPFDSRFHDKYKPDIELEQRFEIAASLKEYGLSALEAHYPNEVNEDNLHLWQAFERDTGIRLLTVIPLLFYDPRFEFGSLSSPIESARRAAIDRTARSLALAKEVDADFSVVWPGIDGYENPFGIDLAAMRRRFAEGLAEAMDASPGVRIAFEPKPYEPRGRIIYGLTPEGVMLGHQVESMLTNEENRRLLDDDHKLFCMNPEIGHVLMGFEDLPYALSWPLSEGRLAHIHCNAQPLGNYDQDLNVGVIAPEQLEAGLYTCKMHGYSGYFGIDVNPERMPVDVALKNSMDALRSANDRINGLDHERIIDAAENPHKHRGWLEAYLIRARAPKTTSLPPIEEALASHPTAGNTIS, from the coding sequence ATGCCTTTTGTTGACCTTCGCAGCCAGTCGGCTGTTCGAACCCAGGACGAACTGGTTCGTCACCTCAATTCATTCGAACTCGATCTCAGGTTTTCAGCCGGGATCTGGTTCTTCTCCCCATTCGACAGCCGTTTCCATGACAAGTACAAGCCTGATATAGAGCTTGAACAGCGATTTGAGATCGCCGCCAGTCTGAAAGAGTACGGCCTCAGCGCCCTGGAGGCGCACTACCCCAACGAAGTCAACGAAGACAACCTGCATCTGTGGCAGGCATTCGAGCGCGACACCGGGATTCGCCTGCTGACCGTCATACCGCTATTGTTCTACGATCCCCGGTTCGAATTTGGATCTCTATCGAGTCCGATCGAGTCGGCCAGGCGCGCGGCCATTGATCGCACTGCCCGATCTCTCGCCCTCGCCAAAGAGGTGGACGCCGACTTCTCTGTCGTCTGGCCTGGCATCGATGGCTATGAGAATCCATTTGGAATCGATCTTGCAGCCATGCGTCGCAGGTTCGCCGAAGGACTTGCGGAAGCCATGGATGCGTCACCGGGTGTTCGGATTGCATTCGAACCAAAACCGTACGAGCCGCGTGGTCGCATCATCTATGGTCTTACACCCGAAGGGGTTATGCTCGGGCACCAGGTAGAATCGATGCTTACCAACGAGGAGAATCGGCGCCTGCTCGATGATGATCACAAGCTCTTCTGTATGAATCCTGAAATCGGCCACGTGCTCATGGGCTTTGAGGATCTCCCCTATGCATTGAGCTGGCCTCTGTCGGAAGGTCGCCTGGCGCACATTCACTGCAACGCTCAGCCCCTGGGTAACTACGACCAGGATCTGAATGTCGGCGTGATAGCCCCCGAACAACTTGAGGCAGGCCTCTACACGTGCAAGATGCATGGCTATTCGGGCTACTTCGGGATCGACGTGAACCCGGAGCGCATGCCGGTCGATGTCGCGCTCAAGAATTCGATGGATGCGTTGCGATCTGCCAATGACAGGATCAACGGCCTGGATCACGAGCGCATCATTGACGCTGCCGAGAACCCGCACAAGCACCGCGGGTGGCTGGAGGCGTATCTGATCCGGGCACGGGCGCCAAAGACGACCAGCCTGCCGCCCATCGAGGAAGCACTCGCAAGTCATCCGACGGCTGGCAATACCATCAGCTAG
- the xylB gene encoding xylulokinase, with protein sequence MAYFLGIDVSTTATKALLIDDSGAVAATHSVAYGLSTPHALWSEQDPSDWWTAAVESIRGAMIAASVAGDEIKAVGLTGQMHGLVLLDDRGEVLRPAVLWNDQRAGAQCSQIRERIGAERLIAATGNDAFAGFTAPKLMWVRDHEPDVYAKIAQVLLPKDYVRYRLTGQYATDRAGAGGTLLLDLASRDWSPEILEALDIPLDWLPRTHEGPDITGAISRDAAEATGLAAGTPVVAGGGDQAAQAVGVGAVEPGVVALTLGTSGVVFTSCDAPTVDTEGRVHAFPHALPDTWHVMGVMLSAAGSLRWYRDALGGDADYDQLLAEAESVPPASDELFFMPYLSGERTPHADPNLRGAFVGLTLQHDRAHLTRSVLEGVAYGLQDNLLLLSRVGVQKPSQVRVSGGGARGRLWKQILADVMNVELVSVQTEEGAAYGAALLAGVATGAWVSVVDACEQTIHTTESVTPDATAVSVYQESQARFQQLYPILRPFYQPS encoded by the coding sequence ATGGCATATTTCCTTGGCATAGACGTATCGACAACGGCGACAAAGGCCCTGTTGATCGATGATTCGGGTGCCGTCGCAGCCACTCATTCGGTGGCGTACGGACTGTCAACTCCGCATGCTCTCTGGAGCGAGCAAGACCCATCCGACTGGTGGACGGCCGCTGTCGAAAGCATCCGGGGTGCTATGATCGCGGCCTCGGTTGCGGGGGACGAAATAAAGGCCGTTGGACTGACCGGGCAGATGCACGGGCTGGTTCTGCTCGACGATCGTGGTGAAGTGCTGCGGCCAGCAGTTTTGTGGAACGACCAGCGTGCAGGTGCCCAGTGTTCGCAAATACGCGAACGTATTGGTGCGGAACGCCTTATCGCCGCCACCGGCAATGATGCATTTGCAGGGTTCACGGCGCCGAAACTCATGTGGGTTCGGGATCACGAACCCGACGTGTACGCGAAGATCGCTCAGGTCCTGCTACCGAAAGACTATGTCCGCTACAGATTGACGGGACAGTATGCGACCGACCGGGCCGGCGCCGGAGGAACGCTGTTGTTGGATCTCGCAAGTCGCGACTGGTCCCCGGAGATCCTGGAGGCACTCGACATACCACTCGACTGGCTACCTCGTACGCATGAGGGTCCCGACATCACCGGAGCGATTTCGAGGGACGCAGCCGAAGCGACTGGTCTCGCGGCCGGCACGCCCGTCGTGGCGGGCGGCGGCGATCAGGCTGCGCAGGCCGTAGGGGTCGGTGCTGTAGAGCCCGGGGTCGTGGCGTTGACGCTGGGCACCTCGGGCGTGGTATTCACCTCCTGCGATGCGCCGACTGTCGACACGGAAGGCCGAGTTCATGCGTTTCCCCACGCACTGCCAGACACCTGGCATGTGATGGGTGTCATGCTTTCCGCGGCCGGAAGCCTGCGCTGGTATCGAGATGCACTCGGAGGCGACGCCGACTACGACCAGCTACTCGCAGAAGCGGAAAGCGTACCGCCGGCGTCTGACGAACTCTTCTTCATGCCGTACCTCTCGGGCGAACGGACTCCTCACGCGGATCCAAACCTCAGGGGCGCGTTTGTTGGCCTGACGCTTCAGCACGACAGAGCCCACCTGACTCGATCAGTCCTCGAAGGTGTCGCCTACGGACTGCAGGACAATCTCTTACTGCTAAGTCGCGTGGGAGTGCAGAAGCCGAGCCAGGTCCGGGTTTCGGGCGGTGGCGCCCGAGGCCGGCTGTGGAAGCAGATACTGGCCGACGTGATGAACGTCGAGCTCGTTTCGGTGCAAACCGAAGAAGGAGCAGCCTACGGCGCCGCGCTCCTGGCAGGCGTGGCTACCGGAGCCTGGGTTTCTGTGGTAGACGCGTGCGAGCAAACCATACACACTACCGAGTCGGTGACGCCGGACGCAACGGCCGTTTCTGTCTATCAGGAGTCACAGGCCCGTTTCCAGCAGCTGTACCCGATTCTCCGGCCCTTCTATCAGCCGAGCTAG
- a CDS encoding carbohydrate binding family 9 domain-containing protein → MNATALGRDQSHLTAFVICLVLLSFPVGDSTGQTMMPPGREQQSAEFAPNIKPTLALTKTDGPIVIDGDLDDPGWANAARAVNFAQNYPGDQTKPPIDIEAWTTYDDESIYFAFIIRDDPGAVRANLSDRDRIFQDDYVGVIMDTYGDNAWAYFIAANPLGIQGDTRIVNNGPEDDTFNIVYSSDGRVTETGYQVEMAVPFRSLRFPDRDVQDWNMTFWITHPRQSRGQYTWAAINRDDPCWFCQFGTLTGIRGVSGGGGLELLPAVTGSQAGALRSSGDPSDGIDNGKLSADPSLGIKYAVSANLTADVAVNPDFSQIEADAAQIDVNTTFALFFQERRPFFQEGSDLFQTWVPTVYTRSINNPIASGKVTARYGRTSVGYIGGVDRDSPLILPFEEQSDFVQAGRSVSNIIRARRSFGSSSHVGALITDRRLTDDNGSGTTVSLDSRLRLSNNYSVELQFVGSHTAEPNSAELSESVSDITFDSGKHTARLDGESFSGFASQVSFERSARHWNVDLDYAATSPTFRADNGFITQNNLHRTTLWTGYTFYFDGIVERIMPAIVTGYWWNFDGVRKDKFLWLQGNINLKAQTHVGIRWLVRSDERFRGEDFQGLRRLSVNVNSNFSDPVKLGAFMNVGRSIARNLETPVMGRSLDLEFWGTIKPISRLVLEPSLTYASLDEEASGEEVFSGFIVRTRVNLQFTRRLFVRLVTQYNDFSERFELDPLVTYKINPFTAFYVGSTHDYDSFGDPYGVRLSERQFFFKFQYLVRV, encoded by the coding sequence ATGAACGCGACCGCTCTCGGCCGGGATCAAAGCCATCTCACGGCCTTCGTCATCTGCCTCGTGCTGCTCAGTTTCCCGGTGGGCGATTCAACAGGCCAGACCATGATGCCTCCAGGTAGAGAGCAGCAGTCTGCAGAGTTCGCCCCCAACATCAAGCCGACTCTGGCTTTGACGAAAACGGATGGCCCAATCGTGATTGATGGCGATCTAGACGATCCCGGCTGGGCAAATGCAGCACGCGCTGTGAACTTCGCCCAGAACTACCCCGGAGACCAGACAAAGCCTCCCATCGATATCGAGGCCTGGACCACCTACGACGATGAAAGCATCTACTTCGCATTCATCATTCGGGACGACCCCGGCGCCGTGCGCGCCAACCTGAGCGATCGCGATCGAATATTTCAGGACGACTATGTGGGTGTCATAATGGATACGTACGGCGATAATGCGTGGGCGTATTTCATCGCGGCTAATCCGCTCGGCATCCAGGGCGATACGAGAATTGTCAACAATGGCCCGGAGGATGATACGTTCAACATTGTGTACTCGTCAGACGGACGAGTGACCGAGACGGGCTACCAGGTCGAGATGGCGGTTCCCTTTCGAAGTCTCCGATTCCCCGATCGAGACGTGCAAGACTGGAACATGACATTCTGGATTACGCATCCTCGTCAGAGTCGTGGCCAGTACACATGGGCCGCCATCAATCGGGATGATCCGTGCTGGTTTTGTCAGTTCGGGACCTTGACAGGAATTCGCGGTGTGTCGGGTGGTGGCGGCCTGGAACTGCTGCCGGCTGTCACCGGCTCACAGGCCGGGGCTCTTCGATCGTCAGGCGACCCCTCGGATGGCATTGATAACGGAAAGCTCAGCGCTGACCCATCACTCGGCATCAAGTACGCCGTCTCAGCAAATTTGACGGCCGATGTGGCTGTTAACCCGGATTTCAGTCAGATTGAAGCCGACGCGGCCCAGATCGACGTGAACACCACGTTTGCGCTGTTCTTTCAGGAGCGACGGCCGTTCTTCCAGGAGGGGAGTGACCTGTTCCAGACATGGGTACCGACGGTCTACACACGCTCCATCAACAATCCGATCGCGTCGGGCAAAGTGACGGCTCGGTATGGGCGGACGAGCGTCGGCTACATCGGAGGCGTGGACCGGGATTCTCCGCTGATCCTGCCGTTTGAGGAGCAAAGCGATTTTGTTCAGGCGGGGCGCAGCGTGAGCAATATCATCAGAGCGAGGCGATCGTTTGGATCGAGTTCGCATGTGGGAGCGCTTATCACGGACCGGCGGCTTACGGACGATAACGGCTCGGGTACGACGGTCAGTCTTGACTCACGCCTGCGGTTGTCGAACAACTACTCCGTCGAACTCCAGTTCGTGGGGAGCCATACCGCGGAACCGAACAGCGCGGAGTTGTCGGAATCGGTGAGCGACATTACGTTCGACTCCGGCAAACACACAGCCCGGCTCGACGGCGAGTCATTTAGCGGGTTTGCATCACAGGTCAGTTTTGAGCGGAGCGCACGACACTGGAATGTTGATCTGGATTATGCGGCAACGAGCCCGACCTTCCGCGCCGACAACGGCTTCATTACGCAGAATAACCTCCATCGGACGACGCTCTGGACGGGTTACACGTTCTATTTCGATGGGATCGTCGAACGCATCATGCCGGCGATCGTCACAGGGTACTGGTGGAATTTCGACGGGGTTCGGAAAGACAAATTCTTGTGGCTGCAAGGTAACATCAATCTCAAGGCTCAAACCCACGTTGGCATCCGGTGGCTGGTTCGGAGTGACGAGCGATTCCGGGGAGAGGATTTCCAGGGATTACGTCGACTAAGCGTCAATGTGAACTCGAATTTCTCCGATCCCGTAAAACTCGGTGCGTTCATGAATGTGGGGCGGAGCATTGCACGGAATCTTGAGACTCCGGTGATGGGTCGATCCCTCGATCTCGAATTCTGGGGGACGATCAAGCCGATCTCGCGACTCGTGCTCGAGCCGTCATTGACCTATGCATCGCTGGACGAAGAGGCAAGCGGGGAGGAGGTGTTCAGCGGCTTTATAGTTCGTACTCGGGTCAACCTTCAGTTTACGAGACGATTATTCGTGCGACTCGTCACGCAATACAACGACTTCAGCGAACGATTCGAACTGGATCCTCTTGTCACGTACAAGATCAATCCTTTCACCGCGTTCTACGTCGGCTCGACGCATGACTACGACTCGTTTGGCGACCCCTACGGCGTGCGCCTGAGTGAGCGGCAGTTCTTCTTTAAGTTCCAGTACCTCGTGCGCGTGTAG